The Panicum virgatum strain AP13 chromosome 3N, P.virgatum_v5, whole genome shotgun sequence genome includes the window catctcaaccgactcctcttctagcagagacctgggagttttcctccctctctcgcctcgcttgtaccccctactacaagcactccgggtgcaagataatacagtgccctcgcacaccccctttgctggacgtacggccccgcggccggaaccaggataaaccgtgcgttactgtgttgcctcttgcatcaacatctgggacgaggaaacacacagcattttactagttgggatccgcaCCCCCGGGTCAGGTCACCGacaattagaaaaaaaaaaatctcatcaTGAACTTCACGAAACAAAATGCCATTCTAATCTGCATGTACGAACAGAAGAATAGCTAGGCAAACAGTAGATATATCGGCACGTCCAGCCTTGATCTCAACGTTCACACAAATACATGAAAATTACATGGATACATATTTGCAAAGAGAAACACGTAACGTCGCTGGAGGTGTACCCCGGCCGGCTGCAGCGGCACGGACATCTAATACTGCGCCGCGGACCTGATGACGCCGTCGAACGGCGCCTGGCCGGCGCAGTCCAGGCTCGGCCCGTAGCTGGCGCCGAGGACGTCGCAGTAGCGCTTGTAGAACGCGACGCGGCCGCTGGTGGCGGCGCACTGAAGCCCGCCGGTGAGGATGCTCGTGGTGAGCCCGAAGGCCGGCCTGCGCCCGGCCGCCCGgtccgccggcgtcggcgcccaCCGCCCCGTGGCGACGGCGTGGCACGACGGCtgggccggcgcgcgcggggtCATCCACAGCCACAGCGCCGTCCTGAACGCGACGACGGGGTCGGCCGTGACGGCGTCCGGGTCGCCGAGCAGGTCGGCGCCGATGgcctccccggccgccccgTAGTTGTAGTTGCTGACAAAAGAGAGAGCTTCAGATTGTCAGATCGTTCAGGTGTGCCAGCAGAACGAGGGAGGCTTCGGTTTCTTACTAGGAGATCTGCATGGGCCCACGAGCATGGTACGTCTTGTTCGACGCGCAAGGCCACCGCGCGCTCGGCACGCAGTGGTCGTCGTCCGACGGGGCGCCCTTCACCTCCTTGTAGCAGTAGCCCCAGGAATAATACGGCCCACCTGCAGTACGTGTGCGTGTACGTGGAAGAAcatttaaattttaattacactGCGATTCACCGTATAAAAAAAACGATCGTTTTTGCGTGCGACGTGTACGGTGTACCGGAGGTCTCGTGGGAGGTGTGCGCCAGGAAGGCGGCGACCTCCCgcttgcgcgcggcggcggagcccgtGGCGCCGAAGGCCGGGAACGCGCGGGCCGCGGCGAGGAAGGCTTCGTAGGTGTAGAACCCGCGCGCGGGGCACGCGGCGTCGTCGCGGTGCGGCAGCATCCGGTCGAAGAGCTCCCGGGTCAGCacggccgccacgccgccgctggcgcacTGGCCCTGGCAGCCGGCGCCGCAGTGGGCGCCACCGAGGCCGCAGTAGCCGTACCGGCTGCAGCAGAGGCCCCCTgggcacgccgcgccgccggcctgcgcGCCGCACCGCTGCGGTGGCctcggaggcgccgccgcgccgccgtgggcgcACTGGCTCTGGCAGCCGGCGCCGCAGTGCTAGCAGCTGCGGCCGCAGTAGCCGTACCGGCTGCATCAGAGGTTGTTGGGGGCacagcgcgccgccggcctgtGCGCCGCACCtctgggcgcgcgcgggcgccgcggcgtAGGCGAGGGCCAGCACGGCGAGCGCCAGGGCGGCCGTCATGGCCTTGAGGCGCCTGGCAGAACTTGGTGGGACGAAAACCATGGCGATTTCTGAACCTTTGGATCAGTTGTGCGTTTGTGTGGTGGTGAAGTCGAGGATCACTGCGCGGCCAATTTATAGAGAGAATGCTTCATCTGTAGCACTAGTACACTACAACCTAGTGGGCAGTGGAGCAGCTCAACGGTGGAGCGGGTGGATGATTCCCACAACTGCTTCATCTCTAGCATACAAAACGACCAGTTCTAGTGCTCAGTTTGCGCACGAAATTTATAATTCCAGCAGGCTAAATATTGGAAGTAGTGAACGACAGGTGATGAAGCCCGATACACTCCTACTCATCATCTCTAAGAGAGCATCTTCGATCAGCATATTACTCATACGGCGCAATCTCCTCGGCTCCTATATGTACTATACAAATTTGATGATGTGGCGTAGAATTTAATATCACGAAACTCTTCATAGACTGGCCTTATTATTAGAGCATGAGCCATGTGTATTTCCATGTCGATCTTAAGATGGAATAGTGTGTTAGATAGCTAATGTTGTGCTAAAAGCTTTCTGCATTATCCATAGGAATAAGTTCAATATATCCCCCTGAACTTGTCAAGAAGTCTGGAATACCCCCTCGAACTACAATGACATCCATCAACTctcaaaaccgggcaaattacCCCCTTGGCTGGTTTTTAGAGTGGTTTCGCTGATGTGGCggcgggccccacatgtaagcCTGCGAGCCCTACATGTCAGCCTCTCCTTTCTCTTTCTCACTCGACCTCTCCTCCCctacctccctctctctctccctgcaacaccgccgcctccctctctgcttgcTGGGGGGGCCGCGGCAGTTCGTCCCCACCCACCCCTGCACctgctgcccccgccgccgccaaccaccGTTGCTGCCACCCCTGTAGCCTCCAGCAGCGCGGCGTGCGGTGGCCGagacgcggcggaggcgtgagcgtagaggaggcggagggctccgagctccggcggggcggaggcgccGCGTGCGGCGGCCGGAACGCGGTGGAGGCGCGAGCGCAGGGGGGTCGGACGGCTCCGGGCtccggcggggcggaggcgcgaCGTGCGGCCGTTGGTCTGCGGTGGAGGCGCGCGCAGGGAACAGAGGGCCATCGAGCTCGCTATCCCCCTCATGTTGCGGTGCCCATGGCGTGAGGCGAGCAGACACTACAAAAAATCTAttgatccatgacgattgaATTTCGTCACAAATCGCTGAAAACCCGTCATAAAatagtatctatgacgatctcaaataacgtcatgtattgagcgtcacagatcacacctcgtgacgtttcttaaattttcgtcatagattgcttgatccatgacATTTTAAAACCGTCATAGAATATCCCCGGGCCCCCGAAGCCCAACTCAAGCccgttttctatgacgaaaattaacgtcacgaacagtataattttcatcacagattcaattgccatgtcacacaaTAAGGACATGGAAGATGACGTGGCCGATGACATGGCCATTATGTAGGAAGTAGTGGTGATGTGGCAAGTGACATGGCAAGTAACGTCAACCTCACAGCCCGTTTTTGAATGGGCCCAATTCAATTGGGCCTAATTTCAGCCCAATATTTATTATTAGCTAACAAAATTCAGCTTATACACAACCCatttaccaaaacaaaagttacaGTCCAAAAGTCACAATAAGCAATTACAGCCCAAATTATAACCTCATAtcaataatatttgcatcaaaCATCATGACACCAGAATAATGGATCACATAGTGTTTTCCATGAATCAGAACTAGCAATCTAACATTGCAGGACCAAAGACAACAAAATGAaccagaaaaaaaacaaaagatagTTTTCACCAAGAGTATGAACCAGCAGCAGTAACTAAGCAAAGAATTCTTTTTCAACACGTATCAGTTTTGATGAGTGTTGTGGCAGCACATTTGGCTACAATGATTTCTTCTCTGCGAGGCTTCTATTCTAACCGCCAGTTCTTTAACCCTTTAAATCACCTGCAGAAATTAATGTCAATGCATAGTTAACTTTTGAGAATGGTAGGGAATAAAAATGCAGGAAACTTAATCAAATAAAACTGCAGGACATATGAACTCAAAGAGACAAAGCTGAGATATCAAACAGCCACACACACAGCTGAGATATAGCTGTACATTTATCCACAATTTTGTTGGCATGGAACAGAATAACTATAACTACAGTGCTATATTAGGAAAGGTTTGAATTGTGGCAAACAGCTTGCAGCTAATTGGAAACAGAGACAGAGTAGTCATAGAAAGCAATCTTAATGGTGATATGACATGATACATATAAAAAATCAGTGCACTAGATGGTCATAGAAATCAATCTTACAGTGCTTTTTTTCAATGGAGAACAACTGAGGTATAAAGCATAATTAACATGtgaaaatattaaacatagaaAAGTGGACAAGATACACCAGATCACTGAAATAGGCCCTCCAAATACATGAGAATGATAACCTTGTACACAAAATCTATATACGAATTACACTATATCAATATAAGCAGTAGGGGGATGCTAGTTGTACCTAGAGGTCTGACTCAACGCCAACAAGAGAGCCATTCGGTGCATGCGCCTACTGCCACCGGCTGAGACTAGAGATGCAGAAGAAAACACAAACCACCAGTCAAGTCTGAGATGCACATTTAAGTTCCTATAAATCATTTGTTTACAACAATGAGTTCTAGCTCAATTTGCATACACATATCATAAACAATGATGCAGCCTTACCAGGGGGCTCACAGCTGTGAGAATTCCATGCGAGCTCCTATGACAACACCTCTGTCCACAGCTCTCCCTTTTTCCCACGCTCATTCAGAAGCAATAATCCTGAAAGACATACAACAATATCTCATCCAATCAATCAATGCACAGGAGGGCGTCAATACTAACACAGCTGCAGTAcaaacaaaacttgtagaaatCTGAAAAACAGAAGGCTATAGTCTCAATGCAATTTACAAGACCAATTCACAGTTAGGGGCAAGAGAGGAAGAACTCAAATGTGTGAAATTGTAGGCGAAGTAGCAGCAGTGAGCGAATATGCTAACCCAGCTTCAACTTTACCAAAGAATTGCTCCTTTGCCATCAGAGATCCAAACATCATGTCACCACTGGAGCATTCTGTCGAGCACTTTACAGGCAACAATTATGGCGTGAGGTAAACTGCTGGTACAATTAGAAAACAGATAAATCTTAGTCAAGGCCGTGAAGAAGGGaatcaagaaattcaagatgccATGGAGGAGCCCCGTCATTCCCATGGATCAGGTATGgccgctgctgcctgctgcttcGTCCATATGCCTATCACAGCCATGATGGAGAGAAGGAGATGGCCGAGTGGTAGAAAAGGTCTAAATAATATGCAAACCTGAATCGCTGTTTGTTGAGTCGGATGCAGCAGCCGCTGGTGGATGAGTCTGCGGACCTCAACCGCTCCGCAGGAGAGGAGCAATTGGATGAGCCCcccggcgaggaggcgcggcgaggagggggCCCGAGTCCGCACCGGCAGCGGCCACTATACATTGTATATCTGCCGGGGCCGTGGCTTGGAGCTCGCCCGGCCTTCCTCCATGTGCCCGGACGGCTGCCGCGCGAGAGGGCCGTCGCGGCGGCAACGAGGTCAAGGGAGACGGTGGCCGCGGCCCTCGACGAGTGAGAGGGAGCAGCTCACAGATCTaaggagaaagagagggagaggtgTGGAGGCCGGAGGGTTAGCCGCGCGGTGACGAGGATGCGAGGGCAGAGTGGGGCGGCGGGTGCGGATCCGGAGAGAAGCAGCAGAGGTGGAGGTGGGAGACAACAGAGGGCGCGAAAGGCCGGCGGTCGAGGTGGGCGTGGTTCGCCCATCGGGAGTAAAGCGGCGGCGGTAGCAGGGGAGGTGGAGgcgcgaggaggcggccggcaGGGGTAGCAGGAGCGCGGAACAGGGAGGTAGGGTTTTGGCGGGCCTTTTATACACATAGGGATTCGTTCGAATCGTCGGATCGGAGATGTACAGCTGGTAAACGTCGGACCTTAGAGGAAAATGGCCCAGACAAGGTTTCATGGCCCGTttaacatttttcttttttatttttattgtaCTGCACCATTGTGAAGTAACATGTAAAAATAATTACCATAtatataaatttattttttacaTATAATAGACTACATATAAGTTCTCCTACAGAAGTTTCAATAATTTTCTAAgtcatttaatatttttagtAGTTTAAATGACTTTCTGTGCGTTTATTGAAAATAATTACAATTTAAGCTACATGTATCTCAAATAATGTTTAAAATATttgataaaaatatattttaaggaCATATGAACCATTATAGCTTATatcctaaaaatatataaaaatttcaaatgttTGTTAGGGACAATTCAAACTTCTATTTACAACCTTATTATAcaataatgataataataccTAAAACTTCTccaaatttttttgtaaattggGATAGAATCATTTCATGTATTTATATGCTTTTAATAAAAGTTTCACAAGATTTTATGGAAATTGTAatatacattgttcacaaaaattTATAGGTGTGTCACATTGTTTCATAGATTTtggaagaaaatagaaaaaaaagaaccatcaaatttgaAGTTCATACGAGGGAGTAATACTAGTTACAAATT containing:
- the LOC120665556 gene encoding translation initiation factor IF-2-like, coding for MVFVPPSSARRLKAMTAALALAVLALAYAAAPARAQRCGAQAGGALCPQQPLMQPVRLLRPQLLALRRRLPEPVRPRRRGGASEATAAVRRAGRRRGVPRGPLLQPVRLLRPRWRPLRRRLPGPVRQRRRGGRADPGALRPDAAAPRRRRVPRARVLHLRSLPRRGPRVPGLRRHGLRRRAQAGGRRLPGAHLPRDLRWAVLFLGLLLQGGEGRPVGRRPLRAERAVALRVEQDVPCSWAHADLLQLQLRGGRGGHRRRPARRPGRRHGRPRRRVQDGAVAVDDPARAGPAVVPRRRHGAVGADAGGPGGRAQAGLRAHHEHPHRRASVRRHQRPRRVLQALLRRPRRQLRAEPGLRRPGAVRRRHQVRGAVLDVRAAAAGRGTPPATLRVSLCKYVSM